From the genome of Stigmatopora nigra isolate UIUO_SnigA chromosome 2, RoL_Snig_1.1, whole genome shotgun sequence:
TTTGAGACATCACTTGCTAAAGTTATAAGTCGTTTATGTAATTTCAACAGGATTCCCAAGTGAAGATACtactgttttgttgtttttatctgtTAGAAATCCCTATAGTATTAcggatgggggaaaaaaatcagctaAATCCTCTTTGCGGCTCCCATCGATGATGTAACCCGTTTCCAAAAACAGCTCCGCCCACTGAAATTCAGACGACCCTTTGAGCAGAAAATCTCTTCGCCCACCCAAATAACAATCATTTCATGTCCGTCACGTTGTCTTACCAAATCCTCTGCCACTCACTTCTCTTAAACACGGCTGTTGTCGTTATAATGAAGAACCTGACAACACATATTATCATTCTTACTAAATTTAAACAAGGGAATCATTTGAAAGATTagtttttccttgaaaaaaagtcaaaatatgttgtttacttttgtttttacacaaaacaatattttgttgaCTGTAAAAATAAGGATACATGACCTAACGTTGAGCTAAAATGCTTTTGATTTGACTAAAATTGGATCATGTAATAAAAATATGGATATTAACATATGTGCAATGTGTTTTCCAGGCAGATGATAGAACAACAGCAACAGATGCAGGCCCACATGGAGCGTGAACGCCACTCCTCCAACTCAGGTAGTCCTGTCGCACAGTGATGACATCACAACTACCTAAAAGCAGCCAGTGCACACCCAAAATGACCCCCCGGTGACCTCCCCCTCGCTCTCGGCCTCCATCTAGGTTCCCCTTTCCAAGGTCACCCCGCCGTGCTCTCAGTGGCTCCCCCGGTCATACCTCCCCCAGCCTGTGCGGGACCTCCGCCTCCGCCACCACCCCCGGGACCTCCTCCGCCGGCCGCCGGGACCGCCCCCGCGCCCCTGCCTCCGCCGCTGCCCATCCAGGGAGACGAATCGTCGGTACAGACGGGGCTCGCCGCCATGCTGGCCGGGGCCAAGCTACGACGTGTACAAAAAGTGAGGACCGCCACCATCAAAAGTTTTGGACCATTGCCTTAACGATACAATTCTACCGCTATCAGCCAGAGGAGACCGTGTCTTCCAATTCGTCAAACGCCAAAAACAACGAGGTCAACCGGACTAGTGGTGGCAATGGAGGACTAATGGAGGAGATGAATGCTCTTTTGGCCCGAAGGTCAGACACGCCAACACATATTCCTGTCTAaaactattgtttttgttttttattgactaTGCTGACTATGCTAACACGGCGCTTTCTCTTGCCCCCAGAAGAAAAGCAGCTTCAGAAAAGCCAGATGACAACCAAAATGTGAGTGGGCGCCTTATACCTTATATAATAAGGAGTAAATAAACAACTATttgtatgattatggtttgtatCTCCCATCAGGATGACCCAAATTCGTCCTCGCCCGGCACCAGGGGAGGTCAGAATGCTACAGGTGCAAACCTAAAATAGGTTTTTGACTACTAAAAGTTTACACACCCTTGTTTTATATTGTTATCTTCATTTGTGTCACTACCTTATGTTGCAACATGACTTGTTATGCGTGTTTATTAACAGACGGGCCAAAAAAGCCATGGGACCGGGCCAATTCTGCGGATAGGGGCTTGGCGTCAAGGTAAGACAGCTCAATTTTGTGGTGGTGGAATGCCAAAATCagcaaaatgtcaatgtttgcTTGAATGATGTCCATATAGGATACGGTCAGGGGGCAGCAGCAATGACACCGATTCGTTAGACATGGATAGAATGAAACAGGTAAACTGTCCATTTCATAGcctacatttgtttttgtttttcctatcAAAGACTGATTTGTGTGTTTCTTTAGGAAATCTTGGATGAAGTATTCCGTGAGTTGCACAAAGTGAAGGAAGAAATTATTGATGGTGAGTCCTTGACAataatattaccgtatttttatgGCATTCACGTGGATGGTTATTTAaagttgtatatatatttaagtggaaaaatgttcccagaaaagaaggcaaaatattacaataatatatattatactataATTTGGAGATTAGAAAAgctatattcatatttatttgggGAAAATGCTGTACTAACTGTTTAAATTTGCATATGCCAGTTTACTTGTAAAAGtataactaatttaaaaaacattttttttgtcttgaaagtataaatctataataataatacaacttGATTATGCTGCTTTGGACTGACTAATATTCCCACTCTGTGAACGAGGTTGCAATGTATACCTATGTCCGCCAGGTCGCACTGCAGGCAATATCTGAATGTAAACATGAAAATCTACGGGCACTAgcagtagaagaaaaaaaacgtttatgACTAATTAAATTCCAAACTTTTGTCACTGTTCTTCATAACTCTCAtatgttttttaatgatcttTCCTGTCCTTGTTTTATGATCGCCCACAGCTCTTAGACACGAACTAAGTCGAGTGAGCACGACATAATGTCACCAAACTGAGTGGGAGACCAAGTCGGACCCAAACTGTGACGTCCGCTGTAGCAGCCATGTTTTTGCGGCGCGCATTGACTTATGGGAAGGCACCATGCGTTTATGTTTGTCTCTGTTTGCCCCCTGTCTTTGGCCTGAACAACATGAGAAAAGTCAATACTATATACAAATAGTTTTATGCCGTACAAGAGGTTATTACACACGTTTTAATTTACCATTTCCCTTATTATCACATTCcttattattgatattattcAAGGGGCCTTGAGGTTTAAAAAACGGGGCTACTATGCTGACAAACAATCAGTCACATTAATGGACACATTTGGGCCTCAGATGAAGCTAAAGTGCTAGGCTAATATACTAGATTATATTCATTTTGTGGCCCCAGGAGTATTTTTTATTGCCCTTGCTTTCATAATTCTAGTGAGTGGGTTTTAGTCAATACAAATTGGGCAACGACAATAAGAATATGATAGTAAAGTTCAAATTGCACGTTTTGTTAATCCGCTTTCATATTATTTACaacagatgtattttttttaccgttcttttattttactttggacagagcaaaaaaagtacattttgaccATGAAAAACCTGTGCAAAACTTTGTTATTTACACAAATATCACCTCAGAATAGTTGTGATCATgttaattatttgaaaaaaaagagtttatttACCGccaagtattgttattttgttctcCATCATAACAAAAGTGCTTCCTTGTTCaacaacacaagaaaaaaaaagaaaatgcaccGAGTTTTGAGATAATTCAAATAAAACTGTGAACAATGTCTTGGATAAATAAAGGCTGACTGTTTTCTTTTATATGAGTGTCTTTTATATCCAATATTCCTTTGATTGCCTTAATGCCAACCCAAAATGTGCTATTTTTAGATATGGGTGcccacaaaaaatgttttaagtcACTTAAAACGTGCTATTTTTTAGACGTGGGTGCCCACACAAATGTTTAAATTCACTTCTGTATATATAAGCCtgcatatttaaaacaaaaacgtgTTTCAGTCTTCAATATGGtgtttattgtatttataaAAAAGGTTTTGGTCCTGCAATTCAAGTCTCGTGGTGTTTcttatatgtgtgtatgaacgaataaacaataaatatcaTATGCGTTGACATAAGTGTTattaattggtgaaaatgtaattagatggagaaaaaaagtcagtcaACATTCGCCTTGATATGCAACTCTCGCGATGCTTCCTCGCAAAGGCGCAAAGCAACGACGAGATCTTGCGCGGGAAGGAAGAGTGGCGAGAGTTGCAGCCGAAGAAGAGGCAGCGAAGTCCGCCGCAGCGAGATCCGGAGCTGGAGGGGGCGTGTGAGAGAGATCGCGGCGGGTCCCGAAAAGCCCGGAAACAAGGTACATTAACGCGGCGTGAATGAAACAGGCAAGCTGGAGGACTTCGACATGGCATCCGGAGAAACCCTGTACATTGGGTCGGACGGCTCGGAGATGCCGGCCGAGATTGTGGAGCTCCACGAGATAGAGGTTGAGACCATCCCGGTGGAAACCATCGAAACCACGGTGGTCGGCggggaggacgacgacgaggacgacgacgacgaggaggacgacgaggacgacgacgtgCAGCCCATGATTGCGCTCCAGCCGCTGGACGACGACCCGGGATCCAttcaccatcaccaccaccagtaCCACCACCATCCAGAGGTTATCCTAGTCCAGACCCGCGAGGAGGTAGTTGGCGGGGACGACTCCGACCTGCACACGGATGACGGAGGGTGCTTCGAGGACCAAATCCTCATCCCGGTGCCGGCCCCCGGGGTGGAGGACGAATTCATCGAGCAGACGTTGGTGACTGTAGCCGGGAAGAGCTCCATGGGTCGGGTGAAACGAGGAGGCGGCTCGAGCGGGAAGAAAGCGGGCAAAAAGAGCTATCTGAGCGGCACGGAAACCGGAGCGAGGAAATGGGAACAGAAGCAAGTGCAAATAAAAACTCTGGAGGGGGAATTCTCCGTCACGATG
Proteins encoded in this window:
- the evlb gene encoding enah/Vasp-like b isoform X2 translates to MDINLQSHRFYFPQIYCAEPGAQPQLSDFKVSEQSICQARASVMVYDDTSKKWVPIKPGQQGFSRINIYHNTPSNTFRVVGVKLQDQQVVINYSIVKGLKYNQATPTFHQWRDARQVYGLNFASKEEATTFSNAMLFALSVLGAQDGGPAVQRQVQNGPSSEDIEVQRARQMIEQQQQMQAHMERERHSSNSGSPFQGHPAVLSVAPPVIPPPACAGPPPPPPPPGPPPPAAGTAPAPLPPPLPIQGDESSVQTGLAAMLAGAKLRRVQKPEETVSSNSSNAKNNEVNRTSGGNGGLMEEMNALLARRKAASEKPDDNQNDDPNSSSPGTRGGQNATGANLK
- the evlb gene encoding enah/Vasp-like b isoform X1, whose amino-acid sequence is MDINLQSHRFYFPQIYCAEPGAQPQLSDFKVSEQSICQARASVMVYDDTSKKWVPIKPGQQGFSRINIYHNTPSNTFRVVGVKLQDQQVVINYSIVKGLKYNQATPTFHQWRDARQVYGLNFASKEEATTFSNAMLFALSVLGAQDGGPAVQRQVQNGPSSEDIEVQRARQMIEQQQQMQAHMERERHSSNSGSPFQGHPAVLSVAPPVIPPPACAGPPPPPPPPGPPPPAAGTAPAPLPPPLPIQGDESSVQTGLAAMLAGAKLRRVQKPEETVSSNSSNAKNNEVNRTSGGNGGLMEEMNALLARRRKAASEKPDDNQNDDPNSSSPGTRGGQNATGANLK
- the yy1b gene encoding transcriptional repressor protein YY1b, encoding MASGETLYIGSDGSEMPAEIVELHEIEVETIPVETIETTVVGGEDDDEDDDDEEDDEDDDVQPMIALQPLDDDPGSIHHHHHQYHHHPEVILVQTREEVVGGDDSDLHTDDGGCFEDQILIPVPAPGVEDEFIEQTLVTVAGKSSMGRVKRGGGSSGKKAGKKSYLSGTETGARKWEQKQVQIKTLEGEFSVTMWASDIDHESVVEEQIVGDNSPPDYSEYMTGKKLPPGGIPGIDLSDPKQLAEFARMKPRKIKEDDAPRTIACPHKGCTKMFRDNSAMRKHLHTHGPRVHVCAECGKAFVESSKLKRHQLVHTGEKPFQCTFEGCGKRFSLDFNLRTHVRIHTGDRPYVCPFDGCNKKFAQSTNLKSHILTHAKAKNNQ